TAAACTTATTGGTTACATTCATTAAAAAATTTGATAATTTTTAACTGAGGTGAATACATGAAATACTTTGAAAGAGTTTTAGACAGGATGAAATTCAAATTTATACCTGTTATTTCAACAAGGGACAATCTAATATTTGGTTATAAGGTTATGAAAGATTTTTCCACTCTGGGATTCAATGATAAGGAGTATATGTATCAAATGGCTTGTGAAGAGAAGATATTTGACAATTTTGCTCTTGATATGTTTGAAAAAGCTTGTAGGGAGATTCTTGAGAAAAACTTTATAAAAACTCATTTTTTCTACACTATTAGATTTAATCTACTACAAGATTATAAATATTTCTTTAAAAAGGTAGATGAAATCATAAAAAATTTAAATCTCGATCCTGAACTTTTTATATTTGATATAAAAGGTGTAATTGATTGGTATAATTTTCATAAAACTTTTTCTAATAAGTTTAAATATAAAGTTGTGATAAAAGAGGAACGAAACTTTGCTTTTAACTTCTCTATAATAGAGAGTTCTAAAGCTAAATTTGTAGAACCTCGTACTTTAGAAACACTCATTTTTATGAAAGAAAATGTAGAGATAGAACAACCACTAATCTTCAATCTTTTCTATAGTCAAGGCTTAGATTCTATATTTTTAAAAAATCTTGGAATTGATTATTACTATGATTCCAATAGTTAATCTACGCATTTTTTATAAAAAATCTAAAGAATTGTTAATACGATAAAAGTTTGATCACTTAATCAATCTTAAAATGTATAACAATTCTTTATTTTTTCTAATTTAATTTTATTTTAGATTGGCCACATCTGCTGTATCAATAACTAATGTCACAGGTCCATCATTTAAAAGTTCAACTTTCATATCAGCACCAAAAATTCCACACTCAGTTTTTATTCCAAAACTTCTGCATTTCTCTAAAAACTTTTCATATAAAGGATTAGCTAAATCTGGTTTAGCTGCCTCTGTAAACCCTGGACGACGTCCCTTTATGCAATTTCCATATAGAGTAAATTGAGATATTACTAGCAATTCTCCCTTTATATCCTCCAAACCTAAGTTCATTTTTCCCTCTGCGTCCTCAAAAATTCTCAAGTCTTTTATCTTACTTGCTAACCAGTTTACTTCCTTTTCTCCATCAGTATGTGTCACACCTAACAGTACCATTAGCCCTTTTTCTATTTTTCCAACTATCTCTCCATCTACAGTGACAGATGCATATTTTACCCTTTGTATTACTGCTCTCATACTTTTCACCTCAATACATTTTACTTAATATCATAACATTATTTTTCACAAAAGAGAAGATGATTCTAGAAATATTGTGAAAATAGTGATATAATTACATAGAAATATCTTTAAAATTTATAAGGAGAAGAGTTTTATGATAAGAAAAAAAACATTAACGGAATTTGCAAAAGTTATAAATTCAGATAGATATCAATATACAGAGAGTGATATTTTTCTAATGGAGCACATGGAGGAAAAAATAGCTATTTTTGATGTTTTTTTCAGAAAAACTGAAGATGGTGGTTTTGCTGTAGTAGCAGGTGTTCAAGAAGTTATCAACCTAATCGAAATTCTAAATAACACATCTACTGAGGAGAAAAGAATGTATTTTTCTGAGATAATTGAAGAGCAACACTTAGTAGATTATCTTTCTAATATGAAATTTACTGGTGATATTTATGCTATGAGAGATGGAGAGATAGCTTATCCTAATGAGCCTGTGTTAACAATAAAAGCTCCTCTAATTCAGGCAAAAATCTTAGAAACTCCTATACTTAATATTCTTAATATGCAGATGGCTATTGCTACTAAGGCTTCTAGAGTCACTAGAGCTGCCTATCCAGTTCCTGTTTCATCTTTTGGAAGTAGAAGAGCTCATGGATTTGACAGTGCTGTTGCTGGAAATAAAGCTGCTGTTATAGGTGGATGTGTCAACCACTCTAATTTGGTTACTGAGTATAAATATGGTATCCCTAGTATAGGTACTATGGCTCACTCATATGTGCAGACTTTTGGTGTTGGAAGTGAAGCAGAGAGAACTGCTTTTGAAACTTTTATAAAACATAGACAAAATAGAGAGAAAAATGCTTTAATCCTCCTAATTGACACTTATAATACTTTAGGAATGGGAATTAAAAATGCAATTGAAGCTTTTAAAAATTGTGGGATAGATGATTCATACAAGGGAATTTATGGAATTAGAATAGATTCTGGAGACTTGGCATATCTTTCTAAAAAGTGTAGAGCAATCCTAGATGAAGCTGGATTTAAAAAAGCTAAAATTGTACTAACTAACTCACTGAATGAGGAGTTAATAAGATCTCTTAGAGAGCAGGGTGTTTGTGCTGATATCTATGGTGTTGGTGATGAGATTGCTGTAAGTAAGTCTAATCCTTGTTTTGGTGGAGTATATAAAATTGTTCAGATTGATAATAATCCTGTTATTAAACTTTCTGAAGATGTTGTTAAAATTTCCAATCCTGGATTTAAAGAGGTATATAGAGTCTATGATAATCATGGATTTGCCTATGCTGATCTGATTACTCTTATGAATGGTGACTCTGATAGAGAACTACTTATTCAAGGAAAAAATCTTACTATTAGAGATGAAAAATATGATTTTAAATTTAGTGACTTAAAAAAGGGAGAGTATACAATTAAAAGACTTACTAATGATTATATAATCAATGGTGAGATTAATACTACTGAATATGAGAGATTATTTGATATAATGGGTTGTCAAAAATACTATCTAGACAGTCTAAAAAAAGTCTCTCCTGAAAGAAAAAGACTTGAAAATCCACATAAATATAAAGTTGACCTTTCAGCTGATCTACTTGAATTAAAATACAAACTAATAAAAAATATCAAAGCTGAAATTAGATAGACATTATTTTAGAAAGGTGTAATTATGGAGTTTAATAAAATTAAGTATATTGAGAGAAAAACAGGGGAGATTAAGATTGAAAAGGTGCCAGGAGAGAAATATTTAAAATTTCTATACTACAATCCTCTTGGAGAACTTCCTCTAAACCTTGTGGTAAAAAAGAAATTTCTTACTGATTACTATGGTAAACAGATGGATAAGAAGGAGTCTACTAAAAAGATCCCTAGTTTTATAAAGGAAGCGGATATCAACATTGAAGAAGCTAAAAAAACTATTGATCAATTTACCTCTTTTAATGATTTTTTCTATAGAGAATTAAAAGATGGTGCTAGAAGTATTGACTTTGATGAAAATGTTCTAACTTCACCAGCAGATGGGAAAATCCTTGTATTTGAAAATTTGGAAAAAGAGAAAGAGCTCTTTATAAAAGGGGATAAATTTACTTTGAAGGAGTTCTTTCAAGATAGTGAACTAGCTAAAAAATATGAGGGTGGAGTTTTTCTAATTGTGAGATTAGCTCCTATAGATTATCATAGATTTCATTTTCCTTGTGATGGAAAAATAGGTGCAAGTAAACTTATCAATGGTGATTACTTCTCTGTTTCTACCCATGCAATCAAGAAAAATTTTAGAATTTTTTGTGAAAATAAGAGAGAGTTTTCCATTCTACAAACTAAAAATTTTGGTGATATAGCTATGTTTGAGGTTGGAGCTACTATGGTCGGTGGAATAAAACAGAGCTACACTCCAGATAGTTTTGTAAAAAAAGGAGAAGAGAAGGGATACTTCTATTTTGGTGGATCTACTTGTATTCTTGTGTTTGAAAAAGATAAGATAAAAATAGATAAAGACCTAATAGAGAATACAAAAAATGGAATTGAAACAAAAGTTTATATGGGAGAAAAAATAGGAGTTGCTTTCAATTAATATATGAAAAACAAAAGAAAATACTTTAGAATTGGGGATTTGGTTATATATCTATTTTTTATAGCTTTTTTTTCTATCTTAGGAGCCAAAGTCCTCAAATTAGGAGAGGAGAAACCTTCAAAAGTTGAGATCTATGTTGATGGAAATTTAAAATATGTCTACCCTTTACAAAAAGAGGAGAGAGATATTTTTGTTGATACAGTCCTAGGTGGTGTTAATGTTAAATTTAAAGATAATAAAGTTAGAGTTACTACATCTAATTCACCTAGAAAAATCAATGTTAAAAGAGGTTGGATAAGTTCACCTGGTGAAGCTATAATTGGTATTCCTGATAAATTATTTATCAAAATTGTGGGGGAAAAAAATAATAGTGATGATCTAGATTATATTATTAAATAGAGGTGAAAAATGTCTAAAGAAAAATCTTTAAAATTCTTAGGAATTGGTATTATTTTAGTAGTTATTCAAAGCTTTTTTCAAGAACATGAAGCTTTTATAGCTATATATAGTAAGTATGTTGGGTATTTAACCCCACTTATCTACGCTTTTTTTATAACTATATTTTTAGATCCTGTAGTTTCTTTAATAGAAGAAAAATTCAATATGAAGAGGATTTTAGCTGTAATATCTACAATTATCTTAGTTGGTTTCATCATTTTTATTGGAATAGCCATAATCGTTCCTCAAGTTGGTAAAAGTTTGAGAGAGCTATATGATAAACTTCCTGTGATGCAGGAGCAAATTGAAAAATATGCAACTTTAGGAATTGATTTTCTAAAAGAAAAAAATATTCTAACTATTGGTGATGCCGAGATCAGAGAGAGTATCAATAGTTTCATAAGAGATAATATGACATCTATACAGGATTTTGGACTATCTGCTTTCTGGAATATTGTTTGGTGGGGGGTTGCCCTTACAAAATTTTTTATTGGATTCTTTCTAGCCTTCCTAATTTTAATTGATAAAGAATATTTTATTGGTTTTTTGAGAAATATTTTTTCAATTATCTTTGGAGCAGAAAAAAGTTCAGCTACTATTGACTTTTTGGAAAAATCTAGAAAAATTCTAATGAGCTATATCTGGGGTAGAATTATTGTTTCTACTGCAGTTGGTTTTATTACCTTTGCTGTAATGTTTGTGACAAAAACACCATATGCTGTAATCAGTGGTATTATGATTGGGTTAGGAAATATGATCCCATACATTGGATCTATTGTGGCTGGAATTATTGCTGTTTTCTTGGTAGCACTTGCAAACCCATACAAGTTAATCTTCTTAGCCTTAGCAATTACAATTGCACAGCTTGTAGATGGTTGGATAATTGGTCCTAAAATTGTCAGTGAAACAGTTGGTATGAGAACATTTTGGATTGTGCTTTCTGTATTGATTGGTGGTAGCCTTTTTGGTCCAGTGGGTATGTTCTTTGGGGTCCCTATATTTGGAATGTTAAAATTAATTTACTTAAAACTTTTAAGAAAAGAGGAGAAACAAATAGATGAATGATAAGATAACTTTAATTGCCTCTACTACTATGGGAGTAGAGAGTGTTGTAAGAGATGAGTGTATAGCTCTAGGCTTTGATAATGTTAAAGCTTTTAACGGAAGAGTTGAGTTTGATGGAACTATAAGTGATATTATCAAAGCTAATCTTCACTTAAGATGTGCTGATAGAGTATTTATTAAGATGGGGGAGTTTAAAGCTGTCACTTTTGAGGAACTTTTTACTAATATAAAAAGATTACCTTGGGGAGATATTATTGAAGAGAATGGAGAATTCCCTGTAAGTTGGGTAAGTTCTGTTAAATCTAAGCTTTTTTCTAAATCTGATATACAGAAAATAACTAAAAAAGCTATTGTAGAGAAATTAAAAGAGAAGTATGGAAAAAGTTATTTCTATGAAGATGGAGCTAAATTTGCTATAAAAATTCAAGCTCATAATGATATATTTCTTGTGATGATTGACACCAGTGGAGATCCTTTACATAAAAG
The nucleotide sequence above comes from Fusobacterium sp. SYSU M8D902. Encoded proteins:
- the dtd gene encoding D-aminoacyl-tRNA deacylase: MRAVIQRVKYASVTVDGEIVGKIEKGLMVLLGVTHTDGEKEVNWLASKIKDLRIFEDAEGKMNLGLEDIKGELLVISQFTLYGNCIKGRRPGFTEAAKPDLANPLYEKFLEKCRSFGIKTECGIFGADMKVELLNDGPVTLVIDTADVANLK
- a CDS encoding nicotinate phosphoribosyltransferase, with amino-acid sequence MIRKKTLTEFAKVINSDRYQYTESDIFLMEHMEEKIAIFDVFFRKTEDGGFAVVAGVQEVINLIEILNNTSTEEKRMYFSEIIEEQHLVDYLSNMKFTGDIYAMRDGEIAYPNEPVLTIKAPLIQAKILETPILNILNMQMAIATKASRVTRAAYPVPVSSFGSRRAHGFDSAVAGNKAAVIGGCVNHSNLVTEYKYGIPSIGTMAHSYVQTFGVGSEAERTAFETFIKHRQNREKNALILLIDTYNTLGMGIKNAIEAFKNCGIDDSYKGIYGIRIDSGDLAYLSKKCRAILDEAGFKKAKIVLTNSLNEELIRSLREQGVCADIYGVGDEIAVSKSNPCFGGVYKIVQIDNNPVIKLSEDVVKISNPGFKEVYRVYDNHGFAYADLITLMNGDSDRELLIQGKNLTIRDEKYDFKFSDLKKGEYTIKRLTNDYIINGEINTTEYERLFDIMGCQKYYLDSLKKVSPERKRLENPHKYKVDLSADLLELKYKLIKNIKAEIR
- a CDS encoding phosphatidylserine decarboxylase, which encodes MEFNKIKYIERKTGEIKIEKVPGEKYLKFLYYNPLGELPLNLVVKKKFLTDYYGKQMDKKESTKKIPSFIKEADINIEEAKKTIDQFTSFNDFFYRELKDGARSIDFDENVLTSPADGKILVFENLEKEKELFIKGDKFTLKEFFQDSELAKKYEGGVFLIVRLAPIDYHRFHFPCDGKIGASKLINGDYFSVSTHAIKKNFRIFCENKREFSILQTKNFGDIAMFEVGATMVGGIKQSYTPDSFVKKGEEKGYFYFGGSTCILVFEKDKIKIDKDLIENTKNGIETKVYMGEKIGVAFN
- a CDS encoding NusG domain II-containing protein gives rise to the protein MKNKRKYFRIGDLVIYLFFIAFFSILGAKVLKLGEEKPSKVEIYVDGNLKYVYPLQKEERDIFVDTVLGGVNVKFKDNKVRVTTSNSPRKINVKRGWISSPGEAIIGIPDKLFIKIVGEKNNSDDLDYIIK
- a CDS encoding AI-2E family transporter; this encodes MSKEKSLKFLGIGIILVVIQSFFQEHEAFIAIYSKYVGYLTPLIYAFFITIFLDPVVSLIEEKFNMKRILAVISTIILVGFIIFIGIAIIVPQVGKSLRELYDKLPVMQEQIEKYATLGIDFLKEKNILTIGDAEIRESINSFIRDNMTSIQDFGLSAFWNIVWWGVALTKFFIGFFLAFLILIDKEYFIGFLRNIFSIIFGAEKSSATIDFLEKSRKILMSYIWGRIIVSTAVGFITFAVMFVTKTPYAVISGIMIGLGNMIPYIGSIVAGIIAVFLVALANPYKLIFLALAITIAQLVDGWIIGPKIVSETVGMRTFWIVLSVLIGGSLFGPVGMFFGVPIFGMLKLIYLKLLRKEEKQIDE